From the genome of Vicia villosa cultivar HV-30 ecotype Madison, WI linkage group LG2, Vvil1.0, whole genome shotgun sequence, one region includes:
- the LOC131648451 gene encoding inorganic pyrophosphatase 2-like, with translation MANSNIVVVFDFDKTIINCDSDNWVVDELGFNDLFNQLFPTMPFNNLMDRMMMELHSNGKTIEDIVQVLKRIPIHPRMIPTIKAAHALGCDLRIVSDANTFFIETILKNFGIRECFSEINTNPGYVDEEGRLRVLPYHDINKPPHRCNLCPTNMCKGLIINRIQDSFSCEENKRFIYLGDGSGDYCPSLNLKEKDFVMPRKNFPIWDLICKDPSLVRAQIYEWSDWEEQERILHQLINKISMEESGQFKMMTPSFSGHEALPKALPVML, from the exons ATGGCTAATAGTAATATTGTTGTGGTTTTCGACTTTGATAAAACCATAATCAATTGTGACAGTGATAATTGGGTTGTTGATGAGTTAGGTTTCAATGATTTGTTCAATCAACTCTTTCCTACCATGCCATTCAACAATCTCATG gataGGATGATGATGGAGCTTCATTCTAATGGAAAAACAATTGAAGACATTGTTCAAGTTTTGAAGAGAATTCCTATACACCCTAGAATGATCCCTACCATTAAAGCAGCCCATGCTTTAGGGTGTGATCTTAGGATTGTTAGTGATGCAAACACATTTTTCATAGAGACAATTCTAAAGAACTTTGGAATTAGAGAATGTTTCTCTGAGATTAACACTAATCCAGGTTATGTTGATGAAGAAGGAAGATTAAGAGTTTTGCCATATCATGATATCAACAAACCTCCTCATAGATGTAATCTCTGCCCTACAAACATGTGCAAG GGTCTAATAATAAATAGAATCCAAGATTCTTTTTCATGCGAAGAGAATAAAAGATTTATCTATCTTGGTGATGGTAGTGGAGATTATTGTCCAAGCTTGAATctaaaagaaaaagattttgtGATGCCAAGGAAGAATTTTCCTATATGGGATTTGATTTGCAAAGATCCTTCTCTTGTGAGAGCTCAAATTTATGAATGGAGTGATTGGGAAGAACAAGAAAGGATTTTGCATCAATTAATCAACAAAATTTCAATGGAAGAAAGTGGTCAATTCAAGATGATGACTCCATCCTTCTCTGGTCATGAAGCTTTGCCTAAAGCTCTACCTGTTATGCTATAA